From the Lolium rigidum isolate FL_2022 chromosome 2, APGP_CSIRO_Lrig_0.1, whole genome shotgun sequence genome, one window contains:
- the LOC124693149 gene encoding uncharacterized protein LOC124693149: MKFNRGRRRHRRDLQKAAGIGDGLSKLPNDCLGELPNDVLLNILERVGTLDAVRTCILSKQMRKLPAMLSQIVIVDHDLVRMNSVLAEVIDKILSTRSPLITFSKLKVRFVLTPNDCRSIGKSVSLAMATQILDNAEFEIVTPKNSFYCTHADLVNFGKQFSMFVADCQDAFAGLTRLQLQNLRFGESDIPIILSTCKRLESLSFFECDAGIRSVLHVEHARLVEIDITYGEFKTVELDCPKLQQMTYDNWPCDENPLVLGFVPQLSKLSLANEGLSDKTFMISQLLANVSAVSDLYLDFRSEKIWIRPECPRVLAPVLGQLRFVNLDSLPEECDIVWTMFLLEAAPSVEDLCISVRDHKCGIESHKSRSKKTDVKWEQSRPNFKHKNLGKLTIYGFQSDSYFMGYIRHVMEAAVNIKEVSLHDRKVCKPCADMFPHIEVRPSTYPQSCEEKALLRNKITEASVMMASPVVIHFRT, from the coding sequence ATGAAGTTCAATAGgggtcgtcgccgccaccgccgtgatcTGCAGAAAGCAGCCGGTATTGGGGACGGACTAAGCAAACTGCCCAATGACTGCCTAGGCGAACTGCCAAATGACGTGTTGCTCAACATTCTGGAGAGGGTGGGTACACTTGATGCTGTAAGGACCTGCATACTCTCGAAGCAAATGAGGAAGCTGCCCGCTATGCTCTCGCAGATCGTCATAGTTGATCACGATTTGGTTCGGATGAATAGTGTTTTGGCTGAAGTGATAGACAAGATCCTTAGCACAAGGTCTCCACTGATCACATTTAGCAAGCTGAAGGTCAGATTCGTCTTGACTCCTAATGATTGTCGCTCCATTGGCAAATCTGTTAGCCTTGCAATGGCCACACAGATACTTGATAATGCTGAGTTTGAAATAGTGACGCCCAAGAATTCTTTTTATTGCACCCATGCCGATCTCGTGAACTTTGGCAAGCAGTTCAGTATGTTCGTTGCTGATTGTCAAGATGCATTTGCTGGTCTCACGCGACTGCAACTGCAGAATCTGAGGTTTGGTGAATCAGACATACCCATTATCCTTAGCACTTGCAAGCGGCTGGAGTCATTGTCTTTCTTTGAGTGTGACGCTGGGATTCGGTCGGTGCTGCATGTTGAACATGCTCGACTCGTTGAGATTGATATTACCTATGGGGAATTCAAAACCGTGGAGCTCGACTGTCCAAAGCTCCAACAAATGACCTATGATAATTGGCCCTGTGATGAAAATCCCTTGGTTCTTGGTTTTGTCCCTCAGCTTTCAAAGCTAAGCCTTGCTAATGAAGGTCTTTCAGACAAGACCTTCATGATAAGCCAGCTGCTTGCTAATGTCTCAGCTGTAAGCGATCTGTATCTTGATTTTCGAAGTGAAAAGATTTGGATTCGACCAGAATGCCCTAGAGTGCTTGCTCCTGTGCTCGGCCAACTAAGGTTTGTGAATCTGGACAGTCTTCCtgaagaatgtgatattgtttgGACAATGTTCCTTCTTGAAGCTGCACCATCCGTAGAGGACCTTTGCATCTCTGTCCGGGATCATAAGTGTGGAATTGAGTCACATAAGAGTCGCTCCAAGAAAACGGATGTGAAGTGGGAGCAAAGTCGTCCTAATTTCAAGCACAAGAATCTTGGCAAGCTGACCATCTATGGCTTCCAGTCCGACAGCTACTTCATGGGATACATCAGGCATGTCATGGAAGCTGCAGTGAACATCAAGGAGGTGTCTCTACATGACAGGAAGGTGTGCAAGCCCTGCGCTGACATGTTTCCTCACATCGAGGTTCGTCCTTCTACGTATCCACAAAGTTGCGAGGAAAAGGCTTTATTGAGGAACAAGATCACTGAGGCATCGGTGATGATGGCTTCCCCTGTTGTGATTCACTTCCGGACATAG